The proteins below come from a single Desulfitobacterium metallireducens DSM 15288 genomic window:
- a CDS encoding helicase-related protein yields MLFYIIRTEEGEFSLSPIVRTDKLLMRVEMLTPGLPFSFALSLIKVLESKQIKNGKKEILKYLRKYPGLQGMDWRWRNMQSEEVNTAPLKKAEVENRSFTSRIQGHQLSEADLQRLANEMELSLQEVVRLCHEAVLQGQAEWIPAVQKEGQGWRCMRCGETEIKEWPSIYGLAGTCPSCASLGALSSLQVVHRSMGKRLTCKADEMQLNRLPTFTPHWALSIAQERASQEVLAFVSNETSKNLLLWAACGAGKTEVCFPATAWALERGYKVLFAAPRQDVVLDVAPRLERDFPGLNVSVLTGVSIERFSSASLVLATTHQVLRFIKAFDLIFMDEVDAFPYYGNEALTWGLQHALKPEGKIVYLTATPSPENRARVQRKEMELVRLPARHHRKALPVPEWIMSTSQDHNVELYSHIKSLEEFGPVLIFVPKISWVNLYVKKLQVLFPGGSIEGSYSSDPGRREKIERLRMGRYSIFVSTSILERGVTVPNAQVIVLEADHAVFDERALVQMAGRVGRTRENPEGRALFLAKQKTPAVEKAIYWIQEQNNLALEQGLID; encoded by the coding sequence ATGCTGTTTTATATTATTAGAACAGAAGAGGGAGAATTTTCGCTTTCTCCAATTGTTCGAACGGACAAGCTTCTTATGAGAGTCGAGATGCTCACTCCGGGGTTGCCGTTTAGTTTCGCGCTAAGTCTGATCAAAGTCCTTGAATCAAAACAGATAAAAAATGGGAAAAAGGAAATTTTGAAATACCTTCGGAAATATCCTGGACTACAGGGTATGGATTGGCGTTGGCGAAATATGCAATCCGAAGAGGTGAATACAGCACCTCTGAAAAAGGCGGAGGTTGAAAATCGTTCCTTCACTTCCCGTATTCAAGGCCATCAACTTTCAGAAGCTGATTTACAGCGGTTAGCGAATGAAATGGAGCTTAGTCTCCAGGAAGTTGTACGGCTTTGTCACGAGGCCGTACTTCAGGGTCAAGCCGAATGGATCCCTGCTGTGCAGAAGGAGGGACAAGGATGGCGTTGTATGCGTTGTGGGGAGACCGAAATAAAGGAATGGCCTAGTATTTACGGTTTGGCTGGAACATGTCCTTCGTGTGCTTCCTTGGGAGCACTTAGCTCACTACAGGTAGTGCACCGAAGTATGGGAAAGCGCTTAACTTGTAAAGCGGATGAAATGCAATTGAATAGACTTCCTACCTTCACCCCACACTGGGCCTTAAGCATAGCGCAGGAACGGGCAAGCCAGGAAGTCTTAGCATTTGTTTCGAATGAAACGAGTAAGAACTTACTACTCTGGGCTGCATGTGGGGCAGGAAAAACAGAGGTTTGTTTTCCGGCTACAGCCTGGGCCTTAGAGCGGGGGTATAAGGTTCTCTTTGCTGCACCTCGTCAGGATGTCGTTTTGGATGTAGCTCCTCGCTTGGAAAGGGACTTCCCGGGATTAAACGTAAGCGTACTGACCGGAGTAAGTATAGAACGGTTTTCCTCAGCTTCTTTAGTCCTGGCGACAACTCACCAAGTCTTACGCTTTATAAAAGCCTTTGATTTAATTTTTATGGATGAAGTAGATGCTTTTCCTTACTATGGGAATGAAGCTTTAACTTGGGGGTTACAACACGCCCTAAAACCTGAGGGAAAGATTGTTTATTTGACGGCGACCCCCTCTCCTGAAAATAGGGCTAGGGTACAGCGTAAGGAAATGGAACTTGTACGTTTGCCTGCTCGTCATCATCGTAAGGCTTTACCCGTTCCTGAGTGGATTATGTCGACAAGCCAAGATCATAATGTGGAGCTTTATTCTCACATAAAATCTCTTGAAGAATTTGGACCTGTACTTATCTTCGTTCCTAAAATCTCATGGGTTAATTTATATGTAAAAAAGCTCCAGGTCCTGTTTCCTGGAGGGTCAATTGAGGGAAGCTATAGTTCGGATCCGGGGCGGCGAGAAAAAATTGAGCGGTTAAGAATGGGGAGATATTCAATTTTTGTGTCAACTTCGATTCTGGAACGCGGCGTAACCGTTCCTAATGCTCAGGTCATTGTGTTAGAAGCGGATCATGCAGTCTTCGATGAGCGAGCACTCGTCCAAATGGCGGGGAGAGTGGGCCGGACCCGTGAAAATCCGGAGGGAAGAGCCTTGTTCTTAGCTAAACAGAAAACACCAGCAGTTGAAAAGGCAATCTATTGGATTCAGGAACAGAATAATCTTGCTTTGGAACAGGGACTCATTGATTAA
- a CDS encoding VanW family protein: MRKIKRLGLSERPKERSKVRLYFGKLYFTLHRYFLWHFGRTIRYARTFSPTTESLPFLITKHQTPLFRQLKNVDMGLQTNKVTNLKLASSKMNGIILRPGETFSFWRLVGKPTKAKGYLEGMVLSNGTFHPGVGGGLCQLSNLIYWMTLHTPLTVTERWRHTHDVFPDSNRTQPFASGATVVYNYVDLQIRNDTEEEYQLYLEVGDNELFGEWRCGQKSPYQYEVYEREHKITHEWWGGYMRHNVICRKIFDEQATEIADEVITENHAIMMYEPLLSANAE, from the coding sequence TTGCGTAAGATAAAGAGGTTAGGATTGTCCGAACGACCGAAGGAGCGCTCAAAAGTACGCTTGTATTTTGGAAAACTTTATTTTACCTTACACCGCTATTTCTTGTGGCATTTCGGCCGAACAATTCGATATGCTCGAACATTTAGCCCTACTACAGAGAGTCTGCCCTTTCTGATTACCAAACATCAGACTCCGTTATTTCGCCAATTAAAGAATGTAGATATGGGGTTACAGACAAATAAAGTAACAAACTTAAAGTTAGCAAGTTCGAAAATGAATGGGATTATCCTAAGGCCGGGAGAAACCTTTTCTTTTTGGCGGCTCGTAGGAAAACCGACTAAAGCGAAGGGATATCTGGAGGGGATGGTTTTATCGAACGGGACTTTTCATCCGGGTGTCGGAGGCGGACTTTGCCAACTTTCTAATTTAATTTATTGGATGACTCTGCATACTCCCTTAACGGTAACGGAAAGGTGGAGGCACACCCATGATGTGTTTCCTGATTCCAATCGGACTCAGCCTTTTGCGAGTGGGGCAACGGTCGTTTATAACTATGTTGATCTGCAGATTCGCAATGATACAGAAGAAGAGTATCAGCTTTATCTGGAAGTAGGAGATAATGAGTTATTTGGGGAATGGCGATGTGGACAAAAGAGTCCCTACCAATATGAGGTGTACGAAAGAGAGCATAAGATTACCCATGAATGGTGGGGCGGTTATATGCGGCATAACGTTATTTGCCGTAAGATTTTTGATGAGCAGGCTACTGAAATAGCGGATGAAGTGATAACAGAGAACCATGCCATTATGATGTATGAACCGTTACTTTCAGCGAATGCGGAGTGA
- a CDS encoding glycoside hydrolase family 113, whose translation MVILVKGVLIDVVYVDQQYEKKRIVTPYGEKIKSANLSVDYSIEQVMVDIEQLGLNTVNVPVQIDISSLTASTMTVNLESKAKAIQLIKKLRYKGINVILEPYPYIQNGELYETQLKPSDINEWFWNWKQVVLSPLIKDIAKPYKVYALCLGSNFDQFENQYDYWTDVADFVRTNYQGRITYKTNWWYTAEWDQQKNERIGSYSLKLNNPILQKVDFISVAAYFELTDKETNTVEELVSSIYKTPIFDRHQNIYEELKNLSAQWNKPVYFGELGFPKRNKAAVHPWNPIPSTIVNDQEQANGFQAYKEVFEKETWNLGFSVFAIGKIDEFKNYYPSEQSVVIIKSWYEE comes from the coding sequence ATGGTAATTCTCGTTAAGGGAGTCCTGATTGATGTTGTCTATGTTGATCAGCAGTACGAGAAAAAAAGAATTGTCACTCCATATGGCGAGAAGATTAAATCAGCAAATCTTTCCGTAGATTATTCGATTGAACAGGTTATGGTCGATATTGAGCAGCTTGGTCTCAATACGGTGAATGTCCCTGTGCAAATTGATATTTCTTCGTTAACAGCAAGCACGATGACTGTAAATCTTGAGAGCAAAGCGAAAGCGATTCAATTGATTAAGAAGTTGAGATATAAAGGGATCAATGTGATCTTAGAACCTTATCCATATATTCAAAACGGTGAGCTTTATGAAACTCAATTAAAACCGTCCGATATCAATGAATGGTTCTGGAATTGGAAACAAGTTGTGTTGAGCCCGTTGATTAAGGATATTGCTAAACCTTATAAGGTCTATGCCTTATGTTTAGGTTCGAACTTCGATCAGTTTGAAAATCAATATGATTACTGGACTGATGTGGCTGATTTTGTCCGGACAAATTATCAGGGACGAATTACGTATAAGACGAATTGGTGGTATACCGCTGAGTGGGATCAACAAAAAAACGAACGAATAGGGAGCTATTCGTTAAAGTTAAATAATCCGATACTTCAAAAAGTTGATTTTATCTCAGTCGCAGCTTATTTTGAATTAACGGATAAAGAAACCAATACCGTTGAGGAATTGGTAAGCTCGATATACAAAACCCCAATCTTTGACCGACATCAGAATATCTATGAGGAACTAAAGAACTTATCTGCTCAATGGAATAAACCTGTGTATTTTGGCGAACTGGGTTTTCCAAAGAGGAATAAGGCAGCGGTCCATCCCTGGAATCCTATACCTTCAACGATTGTTAATGACCAAGAACAAGCGAATGGGTTTCAAGCCTATAAAGAAGTATTTGAAAAGGAAACCTGGAATTTAGGATTTTCTGTTTTTGCAATTGGAAAAATAGATGAATTTAAAAATTATTACCCAAGTGAGCAGAGTGTAGTGATCATAAAGAGTTGGTATGAAGAATAG
- a CDS encoding anti-sigma factor: MDDHPIDDFFDDEKLQAAMQKGKKKSTLKIILISVLIALLVFAILLVGNAALMIKKSNEMNSYLEYDVQFTVPNGYISESSDTMGFLGGISNYTISRLVGDKPVILEDRVQPFGYVPQLILNRGRGGGGQIAGEWPTNYWEEGYRKMIFFHPEITYKEYKNDLELLDQISADKLIEVGISFDKPYEISEISTILPNVKTSWYWINAFRKSDLVQYQKEAREYDAKATFIYEFQVLGVSVSPFNRESDFAGRYSALLDGLKNSKDPRYNEVYDELITQNYTNYANVPILGVIVYGTKDELKSLLGNPHIKAATFGVIVDKY; the protein is encoded by the coding sequence ATGGATGATCATCCAATCGATGACTTCTTTGATGACGAAAAGCTGCAAGCAGCTATGCAAAAGGGAAAAAAGAAGTCGACACTAAAAATTATTCTTATTTCTGTTCTTATTGCTTTACTGGTTTTCGCAATATTACTTGTTGGTAACGCAGCACTTATGATAAAAAAGAGTAATGAAATGAATTCTTATTTAGAATACGATGTTCAGTTTACTGTACCTAACGGTTATATCAGTGAGTCCTCAGATACAATGGGCTTTTTGGGAGGAATAAGCAATTATACGATTTCACGACTTGTCGGAGATAAGCCCGTGATTCTCGAAGATAGAGTCCAGCCCTTCGGCTATGTTCCTCAATTGATACTTAATAGGGGACGTGGTGGCGGGGGACAAATAGCGGGTGAATGGCCAACTAATTATTGGGAAGAGGGTTATCGAAAGATGATTTTCTTTCACCCGGAAATAACGTATAAAGAATATAAAAATGACTTGGAACTGCTCGATCAAATCTCAGCCGATAAACTGATTGAGGTGGGGATTTCATTTGATAAACCTTATGAAATCTCTGAGATTTCGACAATCTTGCCCAATGTCAAGACGTCTTGGTATTGGATAAATGCCTTTAGAAAAAGTGATCTTGTGCAATATCAAAAGGAAGCTCGTGAATACGATGCGAAAGCGACCTTTATTTATGAATTTCAGGTCTTGGGTGTTAGTGTGAGCCCGTTCAATAGAGAGTCTGATTTTGCAGGAAGATATAGCGCTCTGCTTGATGGTTTGAAGAACAGTAAAGACCCAAGATATAATGAAGTTTATGATGAACTTATCACCCAAAACTATACTAATTATGCTAACGTTCCAATTCTTGGGGTTATCGTCTATGGTACAAAGGATGAACTCAAATCCCTCTTGGGTAATCCTCATATTAAAGCCGCTACCTTTGGGGTTATTGTGGATAAATATTAG
- a CDS encoding DUF1287 domain-containing protein, whose translation MRRKRAMRLSFIILLLGGVISVAFIFGKSDFKNSIPFQPSVKIPITVCPSDQDGDGLDDLKDIVTGAKAEVERKPQYRSNYYQKGYPPENEGVCTDVVWRAFRDAGYDLKGLVDQDIRLNLNQYPRVGGKPDPNIDFRRVPNLISFCRRNGQELTMEIKPGDIENLTLWQPGDIVTYAPPHEHIAVVSDKRRPDGVPYIIHNAGPIPTESDQLESWPSPMTGHFRFPRF comes from the coding sequence TTGCGAAGGAAACGGGCGATGCGGCTGTCTTTTATTATTTTACTGCTAGGTGGAGTGATAAGCGTCGCTTTCATTTTTGGGAAATCTGATTTTAAAAATTCAATCCCTTTTCAGCCCTCCGTAAAAATACCAATTACAGTTTGTCCCTCCGATCAAGATGGAGATGGCTTAGATGACCTGAAAGATATTGTTACTGGGGCGAAAGCAGAGGTAGAGAGAAAGCCGCAATATCGCAGTAATTATTATCAAAAGGGGTATCCACCTGAGAATGAAGGCGTCTGTACAGATGTCGTATGGCGAGCCTTTCGTGACGCAGGTTATGATCTCAAAGGCTTAGTCGATCAAGATATTCGCTTAAATTTGAATCAATATCCTCGTGTAGGAGGTAAGCCCGATCCGAACATTGACTTTCGGAGAGTGCCTAATCTCATCTCTTTTTGTCGGCGAAATGGTCAAGAATTAACGATGGAGATTAAACCAGGCGATATAGAGAATCTAACGCTTTGGCAACCGGGTGATATTGTTACTTATGCTCCTCCTCATGAACATATCGCTGTTGTTTCTGATAAACGCCGGCCTGATGGAGTTCCTTACATTATCCATAATGCGGGGCCGATACCCACAGAGTCAGATCAATTAGAGAGCTGGCCTTCACCGATGACTGGGCACTTTCGTTTTCCACGGTTTTGA
- a CDS encoding DUF5316 family protein, whose protein sequence is MRAFLIGLVSGSLGFLVSFFLKEPGLVEKGLLILGLGALLLAAIFSGVLSSGDRGRANYSDEEDFRERMNWSLQLFLFGLPCFLAFLAIYYLNAK, encoded by the coding sequence ATGCGTGCTTTTCTTATAGGGCTTGTAAGTGGGAGCTTAGGGTTCCTTGTTTCTTTTTTTCTCAAAGAACCGGGGTTAGTTGAGAAGGGACTTTTAATCCTTGGACTGGGTGCGCTATTACTTGCAGCGATTTTCAGTGGGGTTTTAAGCAGCGGAGATCGGGGTAGAGCGAACTATTCAGATGAAGAAGATTTTAGGGAACGTATGAATTGGTCATTGCAACTTTTCCTATTTGGTTTACCGTGTTTTCTAGCGTTCTTGGCAATATATTATCTTAATGCGAAGTGA
- a CDS encoding DUF2680 domain-containing protein, which yields MLKKFAVSLLTLAFLTLGAGTCLAAPNATQIDELKALNQQMYTLKKQMVDKQLEAGLIDKEKAANIKTFIDKRQKQMEENFANGQYTGFGKKHGQGFDKNCKHKAQDAPQTSSSPSNS from the coding sequence ATGTTGAAGAAGTTTGCCGTGAGTTTGCTAACATTAGCTTTTCTGACTTTAGGTGCTGGAACGTGCTTAGCCGCTCCAAATGCTACTCAGATTGATGAGCTTAAAGCGTTAAACCAGCAAATGTATACGCTGAAAAAGCAAATGGTGGACAAACAACTGGAAGCAGGGCTTATCGACAAGGAAAAGGCGGCTAACATTAAGACCTTTATCGACAAACGCCAAAAGCAGATGGAAGAGAATTTTGCTAATGGGCAGTACACGGGTTTTGGGAAGAAACACGGTCAGGGCTTTGATAAAAACTGCAAACACAAAGCTCAGGACGCTCCCCAAACGAGTTCTTCTCCAAGTAACTCTTAA
- a CDS encoding O-antigen ligase family protein — MMGETLDRGSKARDNNVRSLAFFLGFSVLAHGIFFPQEWLWLGAGLAFVLSWEAWKRVEISELHELKEIQITLSITDGLLFILIGLSLLGLYHPVKRSEGLLDAIRWGILWMVYHQSREIPKGLQQEKMLSWIEGIGAFLAILAWIRPLSLWVQGQGLFLAGTQRLSSLLGYPNALGVYLATVLLLRPHSKIIQALLFLSLLSTGSRAAVFLFLMVWSIRGLIRWRVGGILSSVREGIFIGILIISGLLLTWGLNPGALHHLFDWGIQNSIGERLLYIRDGLRLAWAHQGMPQAGGWLAFPIAQNIPYWTTDPHSTLIRVLLNQGVYGVLAIILWTILIFKKMAMGRKYRYMHTSLLTQEGGNRRQEIFSALLFLILHSMIDVDFLFGTLGILFSILLGIFLTQQAQVISPPYRVRGSRINDLKRHLIFKSIFKKNLLAGLLFLFSALALLGAWVYPQWLDPSKALAQELAEVTGNKQRTLEILKKSLIEDQTQLKVRREIADIELEIKGAKGLAAAENVLAWEKFDLRTYEWIQGRVLEEAEKRRTTDPSDALILYQWCESVPSRLKDIATVSTFEGRLWPASANVQPSELMKLLESTAKDRQLTLF; from the coding sequence ATGATGGGTGAAACTTTAGATCGAGGCAGCAAAGCCAGGGACAACAATGTACGTTCCCTAGCTTTTTTCTTAGGATTTAGTGTCCTAGCGCATGGCATCTTTTTCCCTCAGGAGTGGTTATGGCTTGGAGCAGGCCTTGCTTTTGTCCTATCGTGGGAGGCCTGGAAGAGGGTAGAAATTTCCGAACTCCACGAATTAAAAGAAATTCAAATCACGTTATCGATAACCGATGGCTTGCTATTTATCCTTATCGGTCTTTCCCTATTGGGTTTATATCATCCGGTTAAACGCAGTGAAGGATTGTTGGATGCTATACGCTGGGGTATTTTATGGATGGTTTATCATCAATCTCGGGAGATACCCAAAGGATTACAACAGGAAAAAATGCTTTCCTGGATTGAAGGGATCGGTGCTTTTCTGGCGATTTTAGCATGGATTAGACCGCTTAGCCTTTGGGTTCAAGGGCAAGGACTTTTTCTTGCGGGTACACAACGGCTGTCGTCATTATTAGGCTATCCGAATGCGTTGGGGGTTTATCTGGCAACAGTGCTATTGTTGCGCCCACATTCTAAGATAATTCAAGCATTACTTTTTTTATCGTTACTGAGTACGGGTTCCCGAGCAGCAGTATTTCTATTTCTGATGGTGTGGAGTATTCGCGGGTTAATAAGGTGGCGAGTCGGAGGAATTCTTTCGAGCGTTCGCGAGGGGATATTTATAGGGATTCTCATTATTTCTGGTTTGCTTTTAACATGGGGACTTAATCCGGGAGCTCTTCACCATCTTTTCGATTGGGGAATTCAAAACTCTATAGGAGAGAGGCTACTTTATATTCGAGATGGTCTAAGATTAGCATGGGCTCATCAGGGAATGCCACAAGCAGGAGGCTGGCTAGCGTTTCCTATCGCCCAAAACATTCCTTACTGGACGACCGATCCTCATTCTACGTTAATTCGAGTCCTATTGAATCAGGGAGTTTATGGAGTATTGGCGATAATCCTTTGGACAATCCTTATTTTTAAAAAGATGGCTATGGGTAGAAAGTATAGGTATATGCATACCTCATTGCTAACACAGGAGGGTGGTAATCGGCGCCAAGAGATTTTTAGCGCACTTTTATTTTTAATCTTGCATTCGATGATTGATGTGGATTTTTTATTCGGGACGCTTGGAATATTATTTTCGATTTTATTGGGCATATTTCTTACGCAACAAGCCCAAGTTATAAGTCCGCCATATAGAGTAAGAGGTTCAAGAATAAATGATTTAAAAAGACATCTTATTTTTAAATCGATTTTTAAAAAAAATCTTCTGGCAGGATTACTCTTCTTATTTTCTGCTTTGGCTCTTTTGGGAGCCTGGGTTTATCCTCAATGGCTTGATCCGTCAAAGGCTTTAGCGCAAGAGTTAGCTGAGGTGACTGGGAATAAGCAACGCACCCTTGAAATTCTTAAGAAGAGCTTAATCGAGGATCAAACCCAGCTTAAAGTAAGGCGAGAAATTGCTGACATAGAGCTCGAGATAAAGGGAGCGAAGGGCTTAGCTGCTGCTGAAAATGTTCTAGCATGGGAAAAGTTCGATCTCCGAACCTATGAATGGATCCAAGGGAGAGTGCTTGAAGAAGCAGAAAAGCGACGAACTACAGATCCGAGTGACGCACTTATCCTTTATCAGTGGTGTGAGAGCGTGCCTTCTCGCCTAAAAGATATCGCAACGGTGAGCACTTTTGAGGGCAGGTTGTGGCCAGCTTCAGCGAACGTTCAACCTTCTGAGCTAATGAAGCTCTTAGAGAGTACGGCTAAGGATAGACAACTAACCCTTTTTTAA
- the fabZ gene encoding 3-hydroxyacyl-ACP dehydratase FabZ gives MLDSKEIQAIIPHRYPFLLVDRIVELEEGKRAVGIKNVSANEPFFQGHFPGYPVMPGVLIMEALAQVGAVVLLKMPEYAGHLAFYAGLDEVKFKQQVIPGDQLRLEVELLKMRHGIGVAEGKAYVDDKIAAQGIMKFAVGPKQENQ, from the coding sequence ATGCTCGACAGCAAAGAAATTCAAGCGATAATACCGCATCGTTATCCGTTCTTATTAGTGGACCGTATCGTAGAGTTAGAGGAAGGAAAACGGGCCGTAGGGATTAAAAATGTTTCTGCGAATGAACCCTTTTTTCAAGGACATTTTCCAGGGTATCCGGTGATGCCTGGCGTACTGATTATGGAAGCACTGGCTCAAGTAGGCGCAGTTGTACTCCTTAAAATGCCCGAATATGCGGGTCATCTAGCCTTTTATGCTGGGTTGGACGAAGTTAAGTTTAAACAGCAAGTTATTCCCGGAGATCAACTTCGTTTAGAAGTGGAGCTTCTGAAAATGAGACATGGAATCGGGGTTGCTGAAGGCAAAGCTTATGTAGATGATAAAATCGCAGCGCAGGGCATTATGAAATTTGCCGTGGGACCAAAGCAAGAAAACCAATGA
- a CDS encoding glycosyltransferase yields MENYHILQLIGGGEIGGAEQHVLTLLQELDSARFNLSSGCLIDGPFARLTEELGIPTLRFPMKHALDLSPLPGLLAKLRKEKIALIHTHGSRANLLGRLAGRRAKIPVVSTYHSSLSKDYLSPKAALVALGLDRLTLPLTSGIITVSEALSCEVASRGGKNLHTIYNGIQPLPQLGNKTYRQNQRTLYRKQWEIPDNALVLGSIARLHPTKGLETLIDTAAQLLPHFPNLHVLLVGEGPLRSTLEEKLKNSGIPYTLPGFIPDGYQTLPAMDLFILPSLSEGMGLVLLEAMQAHLPIVATRVGGIPEVIRDGQDGLLIPPADSCALAEACETLLTQPLLAMQLVQSSLNRWQSFNIDHMIQKTENFYEEILC; encoded by the coding sequence GTGGAAAACTACCATATTTTACAATTGATCGGGGGCGGAGAAATTGGAGGAGCTGAGCAACACGTTTTAACCCTTCTCCAAGAATTAGATTCAGCTCGTTTCAACCTCAGCTCTGGCTGTCTTATTGATGGACCCTTCGCCCGCCTAACAGAGGAGTTAGGAATTCCTACGCTTCGCTTTCCGATGAAACATGCCCTCGATCTTTCCCCTCTCCCGGGTCTCCTTGCTAAACTTCGTAAAGAGAAAATCGCCCTCATTCACACCCATGGTTCGCGAGCTAATCTTCTTGGACGTTTGGCTGGACGTAGAGCCAAAATTCCCGTAGTTAGTACCTATCACAGCTCCTTAAGCAAGGACTATCTCTCCCCTAAAGCCGCCCTTGTCGCTCTTGGACTGGATCGTCTCACCTTACCCCTTACTTCAGGGATAATCACCGTTTCTGAAGCCCTATCTTGTGAAGTAGCTTCTCGTGGAGGCAAAAACCTCCATACAATTTATAACGGTATTCAGCCGTTGCCTCAGCTGGGAAACAAAACCTATCGGCAAAATCAGCGAACCCTTTACCGTAAACAATGGGAGATCCCCGATAATGCGCTTGTTCTTGGGAGCATCGCACGCTTGCATCCGACCAAAGGACTTGAAACTTTAATCGATACTGCTGCTCAACTTCTCCCTCACTTTCCTAACCTCCATGTACTCCTTGTAGGTGAAGGTCCACTCCGCTCGACCCTTGAAGAGAAACTCAAAAATTCCGGTATTCCCTATACTCTTCCTGGCTTTATTCCTGATGGTTATCAAACGCTTCCCGCAATGGATCTCTTCATTTTACCTTCACTGAGTGAAGGAATGGGACTCGTTCTACTTGAGGCAATGCAAGCTCATCTCCCCATCGTAGCCACCCGTGTCGGCGGTATCCCCGAAGTCATCCGCGACGGTCAGGATGGTCTTCTCATTCCTCCTGCAGATTCCTGTGCTCTAGCAGAGGCATGTGAAACCCTGCTTACTCAGCCTTTGCTCGCTATGCAGCTCGTACAATCCAGCCTTAACCGTTGGCAATCATTTAATATTGACCATATGATTCAAAAAACAGAGAACTTCTATGAAGAAATTCTCTGTTAA
- a CDS encoding anti-sigma factor domain-containing protein, producing the protein MKQLKAVVLDKKGPMVTVLASDGSFQKVRYRKPVEVGAEIEIAEIQQQQPLWRVLASVAAIFLITWIGSMSWNFYQGTTAVAMISVDINPRLQLTLNREGRVIQSEALNSDAEQVLAGLELKGEPWNQALENIIGQAVTLNYLNLNHDWVLVGYSPVKAGEAAPKGINPDDIAQKIEIAAQAEGIAPKVAVYQLGAEEQTQAKEQGLTLGEYALINTAKDAGIQVDASTVKSTNERVNLLEQPKVQKQMVIQNHIKQIFNNIETPTEDNNPLINTLENQPNTHAQSQSQSGKSTANPSNSSQKESGKKEQGKTEENGTGVQAKLEEQAKLEEQAKLEERAKLEEQAKLEEQAKLEEQAKQEEQEKLKELKSEEESDNSGTPQSNIISEVKSQ; encoded by the coding sequence ATGAAGCAACTGAAGGCTGTCGTCTTAGACAAAAAGGGCCCAATGGTTACGGTTTTGGCATCTGATGGATCTTTTCAGAAAGTCCGTTATCGGAAACCGGTTGAGGTTGGAGCCGAAATTGAAATCGCAGAAATACAGCAACAGCAACCGTTGTGGCGGGTTCTGGCGAGTGTTGCAGCTATCTTCCTTATCACTTGGATTGGCTCAATGAGTTGGAACTTCTATCAAGGAACAACTGCTGTGGCTATGATTTCAGTTGATATTAACCCCAGACTTCAACTGACTTTAAATCGGGAAGGCCGTGTAATTCAGTCTGAGGCTCTTAATTCAGATGCTGAACAAGTATTGGCGGGTCTAGAATTAAAGGGGGAACCCTGGAATCAGGCTCTTGAAAATATTATCGGGCAAGCCGTTACGCTTAACTATCTGAATCTAAACCATGATTGGGTATTAGTTGGATATTCACCCGTAAAAGCGGGGGAGGCGGCCCCAAAGGGGATAAATCCAGACGATATTGCTCAGAAAATTGAAATTGCAGCTCAGGCAGAAGGGATAGCCCCAAAGGTTGCAGTATATCAACTGGGCGCAGAAGAACAGACACAAGCCAAAGAGCAAGGATTAACTTTAGGTGAATATGCGTTGATTAACACGGCTAAAGACGCTGGAATTCAAGTCGATGCCAGTACTGTGAAGAGTACGAATGAACGAGTGAATCTTCTCGAACAGCCAAAAGTTCAGAAACAGATGGTTATACAGAATCATATTAAACAAATTTTCAATAATATAGAAACTCCAACGGAAGATAATAATCCATTGATCAATACTCTAGAGAACCAACCTAATACTCATGCTCAGTCTCAGTCTCAGTCTGGAAAGAGCACTGCCAATCCTTCGAACTCTTCTCAAAAAGAAAGTGGAAAAAAGGAGCAAGGTAAAACAGAGGAGAATGGGACAGGAGTTCAGGCTAAATTAGAAGAGCAGGCTAAACTAGAAGAGCAGGCTAAACTAGAAGAGCGGGCTAAACTAGAAGAGCAGGCTAAACTAGAAGAGCAAGCTAAACTGGAAGAACAGGCTAAACAAGAGGAACAAGAAAAGTTGAAGGAGTTAAAGAGCGAGGAAGAGAGTGATAATAGTGGGACTCCTCAATCCAATATAATTAGTGAAGTTAAAAGTCAGTAA